From Triticum urartu cultivar G1812 chromosome 2, Tu2.1, whole genome shotgun sequence, a single genomic window includes:
- the LOC125537558 gene encoding YLP motif-containing protein 1-like, with protein sequence MYGQGGGFNPHFRHAAPPPLPPLSQQPLPPPPPPRPQAGVTAGFPQQSLPPPPPLAQYPQPPAMRPPPGQYQHGMLPHQNQAYPYAHLGQMHHMPMLPHQRGFGHMQMPGPPQAMYQPPPQYPMPVPLPPPPPRPPSIAPDNLPPPPPPPSSPPLMPPSPPAAPATAESCAETEGKEGAPDGGHEGKSEKEATELIVSDDSDMDMGGDEDSPSRVHLSVVNSSPAAAECSGDNNTVNVPKAVNDMSNLGSDLAPGSSGKTKTGNVSVEAGSQLQLIQQDYASDDSEDEEEHTRASSNPVLPEDNEPNQSSDTNTEIGHQQVTNAEENVNAAPCLQQNYEPRMHQHKDERSPINHNSDEPGQPVTESLSGSESAGRQHSERHGRIQTKRIRSQSPIARRSCSPSGENKHSPSQSSSHERQSRSPLAKRANLHQSKSPHHVSLLPGQPLVASSEPQMQFQPNAMAPSNDFLQNQIRTYTAPDLPHPRPLDFHPHAPQPVLPSQQQPAAFHNDEFKSPFSLDNAPVLLPDGRPEFSAGVGLSYSSHQSSYNQQQPPPGSLASGANIAYPSFQIFPSNLPGSSDLGPVPISDIVLPKSSIKPHYNPFASTFETDPTLDISPIQSPNAVESASAKAVELMNTTSPFGQSVPGSGTRFNESSAEVVPSRQKQPCPGFTPMGPYDPLLDSIEPSSNSINKMDLGQEANLSATGSRNASKLVNIEVESKNMHGLGLVAESEVVELGEVAADTETGVVENVSPEPLGAKDWSSDIPGDIDNDQSLDVSKKSKDSRSMKLFKVAIADFVKEVLKPSWRQGNMSREAFKMIVKKTVDKVSSSVPGNHIPKTPAKIRQYVQSSQRKVTKLVMGYVDKYVKL encoded by the exons ATGTACGGACAGGGAGGGGGCTTTAATCCACACTTCCGTCATGCCGCACCACCGCCGCTTCCGCCGCTGTCGCAGCaaccgctgccgccgccgccgccgcctcgaccacAAGCTGGGGTAACGGCTGGCTTCCCCCAGCAGTCGTTACCACCGCCACCGCCGTTGGCGCAGTACCCGCAGCCCCCAGCAATGCGTCCACCGCCTGGGCAGTACCAGCATGGCATGCTGCCACATCAGAATCAGGCCTATCCTTATGCCCATCTCGGTCAGATGCACCACATGCCAATGCTCCCACATCAGAGGGGTTTTGGGCATATGCAAATGCCTGGGCCGCCGCAAGCCATGTATCAGCCCCCTCCGCAGTATCCCATGCCAGTGCCTCTCCCTCCACCACCACCGCGGCCACCAAGCATTGCTCCAGATAACCTCCCACCTCCACCCCCGCCaccatcttctccccctctaaTGCCTCCGTCACCACCAGCTGCTCCAGCAACTGCAGAGTCATGTGCAGAGACAGAAGGAAAGGAAGGTGCCCCAGATGGTGGTCATGAAGGCAAAAGTGAGAAAGAAGCAACTGAATTAATTGTGTCTGATGACTCGGATATGGATATGGGTG GAGATGAGGACTCACCATCAAGGGTTCATCTGAGCGTTGTCAATTCTTCGCCTGCTGCTGCTGAATGCTCTGGAGATAATAATACTGTTAATGTGCCAAAGGCTGTTAATGACATGTCCAACCTTGGCAGTGATTTGGCACCTGGCAGCAGTGGGAAGACTAAAACTGGAAATGTGTCTGTCGAAGCTGGGAGCCAGTTGCAGTTAATACAACAAGACTATGCCTCAGATGATAGCGAGGATGAGGAGGAGCATACTCGTGCTTCCAGCAACCCTGTGCTGCCTGAAGATAATGAGCCGAATCAATCAAGTGATACAAACACTGAAATTGGTCATCAGCAGGTTACTAATGCAGAGGAAAATGTGAATGCAGCTCCTTGCCTTCAGCAGAATTATGAGCCTAGAATGCATCAGCATAAGGATGAGAGAAGCCCAATAAATCACAACTCAGATGAGCCGGGGCAGCCAGTCACAGAAAGTTTAAGTGGCAGTGAGTCTGCTGGAAGGCAACATAGTGAAAGGCATGGGAGGATCCAGACAAAACGAATCCGTAGCCAGTCACCTATAGCAAGGAGGAGCTGTAGCCCTTCCGGAGAGAACAAGCACAGTCCATCCCAAAG TTCATCACATGAAAGGCAAAGCAGGTCACCACTTGCTAAGCGGGCTAATCTTCATCAGAGCAAATCACCACACCATGTGAGTTTGCTACCAGGACAACCACTAGTTGCAAGTTCAGAACCCCAGATGCAGTTTCAGCCAAATGCTATGGCACCATCAAATGATTTCCTGCAGAATCAGATAAGAACCTATACTGCACCAGATCTTCCTCATCCTAGGCCATTGGATTTCCATCCTCATGCTCCCCAGCCAGTTCTTCCTTCTCAACAGCAGCCTGCTGCCTTCCACAATGATGAGTTTAAGAGCCCTTTTTCCCTTGACAATGCACCAGTTCTTCTTCCAGATGGACGGCCAGAGTTTTCTGCTGGTGTAGGCCTGTCTTATTCAAGTCATCAATCTTCATATAACCAGCAACAGCCTCCTCCTGGCAGTTTGGCTTCGGGAGCTAACATAGCTTACCCATCTTTCCAGATATTTCCATCAAATCTGCCTGGAAGTAGTGACTTGGGTCCTGTACCTATATCTGACATTGTTCTGCCTAAATCGTCTATCAAGCCACACTACAACCCATTTGCATCTACCTTTGAAACAGATCCGACTCTTGATATTAGTCCTATTCAAAGTCCAAATGCTGTTGAGTCTGCTTCAGCAAAAGCAGTAGAGCTCATGAATACAACTAGTCCTTTTGGTCAGTCTGTTCCTGGATCTGGAACTCGTTTCAATGAAAGTTCTGCAGAAGTTGTGCCCAGTCGGCAGAAACAACCTTGTCCTGGCTTTACTCCTATGGGTCCCTATGATCCACTTCTGGATAGTATTGAACCCTCAAGCAATTCAATCAACAAGATGGATCTTGGTCAAGAGGCGAATCTGAGTGCCACTGGTAGTCGCAATGCATCAAAACTTGTGAACATAGAAGTGGAGAGTAAAAATATGCACGGACTCGGGCTTGTTGCTGAATCAGAAGTTGTAGAACTTGGAGAGGTGGCAGCAGATACTGAAACAGGTGTGGTGGAGAATGTAAGTCCTGAGCCCTTAGGTGCTAAAGACTGGAGCTCAGATATTCCTGGTGATATCGACAATGACCAGTCATTGGATGTAAGTAAGAAGAGTAAGGACTCCAGATCAATGAAGCTTTTTAAGGTTGCTATTGCAGATTTCGTTAAAGAAGTTCTTAAGCCATCATGGAGGCAGGGAAACATGAGCAGAGAGGCTTTCAAAATGATTGTTAAGAAAACAGTTGATAAGGTCTCTAGTTCGGTTCCTGGCAATCATATACCGAAAACACCAGCCAAGATTAGACAGTATGTCCAGTCTTCCCAAAGGAAAGTGACCAAACTAGTAATG GGTTATGTTGACAAGTATGTGAAGTTATAG